In Labrus bergylta chromosome 1, fLabBer1.1, whole genome shotgun sequence, one genomic interval encodes:
- the LOC114922071 gene encoding uncharacterized protein has product MKLHLRIIIFLLVIVSSADVKLKSHQSGIKGGSITFPDPLENGLFIFQGSSIAEVKDKKIDILEEPFKDRLLWNNKTGLFTIRGLKRNDSGVYSIDPKKGISSKRSHKLSVYESVAAPAVEAVNVSAESCSFLCLVNKTEETTLLWYKDEEIINQSSSALSLPLTVHRHDDTSSYRCVAANPAENKTLHVDVRNICSPGGSNTQSWLFLTPVLVFWVTFAVCILLTNMKRKRKRETDG; this is encoded by the exons ATGAAGTTACACCTGAGGATCATCATCTTTTTATTAG tgatCGTCTCATCTGCTGATGTAAAGTTGAAGAGTCACCAGTCAGGCATTAAGGGAGGATCCATCACTTTTCCTGATCCTTTGGAGAATGgactttttatatttcaagGAAGTAGCATTGCTGAagtgaaggacaaaaaaatagatatattgGAGGAACCTTTCAAGGACAGACTTTTATGGAACAACAAAACTGGTCTTTTCACAATCAGAGGACTAAAGCGGAATGACTCTGGTGTTTATAGTATTGACCCTAAAAAAGGAATTAGTTCCAAAAGAAGTCATAAACTCAGTGTATATG AGTCTGTAGCAGCTCCTGCAGTGGAAGCTGTGAACGTGAGCGCAGAGAGCTGCTCCTTTCTGTGTTTGGTGAATAAGACTGAAGAGACGACTCTGCTGTGGTACAAAGACGAGGAAATAATCAACCAGAGCAGCTCTGCTCTCTCACTGCCTCTCACTGTACACAGACATGATGACACATCATCTTATAGATGTGTGGCAGCCAACCCTGCTGAAAATAAGACTCTTCATGTCGATGTAAGGAACATCTGCAGTCCAG GTGGCAGTAACACACAGTCCTGGTTGTTCCTGACTCCTGTGTTGGTGTTTTGGGTTACTTTTGCTGTTTGCATCCTTTTgacaaacatgaagagaaagcgaaagagagagactgACGGCTGA